In one Zobellia galactanivorans genomic region, the following are encoded:
- a CDS encoding glucoamylase family protein, protein MMSRALGFVLVFLVFASCTSDDADGGAIGVSELPEVPEENEPEIEVELTDGELLDLTQKETFKYFWDFAQTESGAARERYHPQDPSNDPNTVTVGGTGFGLMGILVAMERGFVSRIEGVERLEKIISFLEGADRFHGAWPHWLDGRNGNTLPFSEKDNGADLVETSFLAQGLICVKEYLKEGNSEEQVVAQKADELWKAVEWDWFTQNKNTLYWHWSPDFGFDIGLELKGYNEVLITYVMAAASPDYPIAKEVYENGWASNGAIANGASTYDIPLIVNHAGSSSKGGPLFWAHYSYMGLDPSNLADAFVNYADATLNHAKINHAYCVDNPKNYKDYGKDCWGLTASYSRNADGSLGYNAHSPSNDTGVISPTAALSSMPYTPEESMRALRYFYSNKDELLGPAGFYDAFSPQYNFWVADAYLAIDQGPILVMIENHRSGLLWRLFMQNEDVQRGLDSLGFTY, encoded by the coding sequence ATGATGAGTAGAGCATTGGGTTTCGTTTTGGTGTTTTTGGTTTTTGCTTCTTGTACTTCGGATGATGCAGATGGTGGTGCAATCGGGGTTTCCGAACTTCCAGAAGTACCCGAGGAAAATGAACCTGAAATAGAAGTGGAGTTGACCGATGGGGAGCTTCTCGACCTAACCCAAAAAGAAACCTTTAAGTATTTCTGGGATTTCGCCCAGACCGAATCGGGTGCCGCCCGCGAAAGGTATCATCCCCAAGACCCGTCAAACGACCCTAATACGGTAACCGTTGGGGGAACGGGCTTTGGCCTTATGGGGATTTTGGTCGCTATGGAAAGAGGTTTTGTGTCCCGTATCGAGGGAGTTGAAAGACTGGAGAAAATCATTTCTTTCTTAGAAGGTGCCGATAGGTTTCACGGGGCATGGCCCCATTGGTTGGATGGACGGAACGGGAATACCCTTCCCTTTAGTGAAAAGGATAATGGCGCCGATTTGGTGGAAACTTCCTTTTTGGCACAAGGGCTGATCTGTGTAAAAGAATATTTGAAAGAGGGCAATTCCGAAGAACAAGTAGTGGCCCAAAAAGCCGATGAACTTTGGAAAGCTGTTGAATGGGACTGGTTTACACAAAATAAAAACACCTTGTACTGGCATTGGAGTCCTGATTTCGGTTTTGATATCGGTCTTGAGTTGAAGGGGTATAATGAAGTGCTGATTACCTATGTCATGGCAGCGGCTTCCCCTGATTACCCCATTGCCAAAGAAGTGTACGAAAACGGCTGGGCCTCTAATGGGGCGATTGCCAACGGGGCTTCGACCTACGATATTCCACTCATTGTCAATCATGCAGGTAGTTCCTCAAAAGGCGGGCCATTGTTCTGGGCACACTATTCCTATATGGGCTTAGACCCTAGTAACTTGGCCGATGCCTTTGTGAATTATGCGGATGCCACGCTAAACCATGCCAAGATCAATCATGCCTATTGTGTGGATAACCCCAAGAATTATAAAGATTACGGTAAAGATTGTTGGGGGCTTACGGCCAGTTATAGTAGAAATGCAGATGGAAGTTTAGGCTATAATGCGCATAGTCCCTCAAATGACACGGGGGTGATTTCCCCTACTGCGGCTTTAAGCTCTATGCCCTATACACCAGAGGAATCCATGAGGGCGCTACGGTATTTTTATAGCAACAAGGACGAACTTTTAGGTCCGGCCGGTTTTTATGATGCTTTTAGTCCCCAATACAATTTCTGGGTAGCCGATGCCTATTTGGCCATTGACCAAGGTCCTATTTTAGTAATGATAGAGAATCATAGATCGGGATTGCTATGGCGGCTCTTTATGCAAAATGAAGATGTGCAGCGCGGACTCGATAGTTTAGGTTTTACCTATTAG
- a CDS encoding BamA/TamA family outer membrane protein produces MKCFRINHFIAYLLFFVASTVFSQQIERSIFITANTADDNDSGVLEHIVSEVNGQATSSLLIIGNAVSNSDFKQTVAPQLKVLNGAKEVLFIPGYKEWAKGHKGVRNIEDYIQDNSNAKFSPDDAEPIKHHDLGENVELITVDSQWFLEDWDKHVYINEDSEIQNRTLFFLEFENRIKKAQGKIILVAMYHPIETNSKQGLFRNIGGFSSQDFQNKQYRTLRNRLKTIARGGENVIFLSGQGRNLQYIKGSVPQINSGAAGSLEAVKKGEEGDFSLRKNGYVRLDITTDGEVIAHYEILENGAAKEVFKTIVLRGGKDHTESYVFKKNYPSTQLASVYTKKAATKSGFYKALWGEHYRNFYGKEVNAPVVLLDTLMGGLTPVKRGGGQQSKSLRLVDKTGKQYVMRALKKSTIKFLQANAFQETYVGDVLDGTVVDKFLADFYTTSNPYTPFAIGSLSAAVGVNHTNPVLYYIPKQKVLGNYNDDFGDELYMIEEHVGDTQIESESFGTPEDILSTADVLQEINKSGKSVVDEPSYIRARLFDMLLGDWDRHEDQWRWALYKNEDGTEYCSPIPRDRDQAFSKYDGTLISTLTRLIPGLRKMQTYDEELRSVKWFASSPYHLDLTLIHASDWDEWEKQASHIQNGLTNADIEKAFEAIPKEVKGPVIEDIKVKLQGRRDNLMEIAKAYYLYLNKFQVVTGTQKADDFTITRLPNGKTSLKIDRKDLGILNHTYSKDITKEIWLFGLDGKDTFTIEGEGDHPIKIKIVGGKKNDTYDFRNTKNVKLYDYKDKENTIVNKRSKKWLVNDYELNNYDHKKVKYNFNQLLPVLAVNPDDGLKIGVVSNHTSYSLQRNPFTYKHSINAAFYTSTSGYDLSYSGEFSNIFHNWNFGIEGLYTSPNFAQNFFGFGNDTEYDNDAVDLDFNRVRIRKFKAALALKWEGISGGSFYFKPLIESFSVENTQDRFVEEFPVDNTMFNRQTYGGIEAAYNFKNKNSNAFPTLGLDAGLTIGYKTNIDNTESDNSFAYLQPKLTVNHKLTKSGSIVLATELGGEALIGDDFEFYHAATIGGNKSLRGFRNERFTGKQSFYQNTDLRFPLGGVRTSLVPFRFGVTGSFDYGRVWTENDISNTWHNSVGGSLWLIGAEAFTTNLGYFSSADGGRIVFVLGFSF; encoded by the coding sequence GTGAAGTGTTTTAGAATCAACCATTTTATTGCCTACCTTCTTTTTTTTGTAGCCAGTACAGTATTTTCCCAACAAATTGAAAGGTCGATATTCATAACTGCAAACACAGCGGATGATAACGATTCGGGAGTATTGGAACATATCGTTTCAGAAGTGAACGGCCAAGCAACTTCATCTCTTCTTATTATAGGAAATGCAGTATCGAATAGCGATTTTAAGCAGACTGTCGCCCCTCAGCTTAAAGTTTTAAATGGTGCCAAGGAGGTATTGTTTATTCCGGGTTACAAGGAATGGGCAAAAGGGCATAAAGGCGTTAGGAACATTGAAGACTATATTCAAGACAATAGTAACGCCAAATTTTCCCCAGATGATGCCGAACCTATTAAGCATCATGATCTGGGCGAAAACGTAGAATTGATTACGGTAGATTCCCAATGGTTTTTAGAGGACTGGGATAAGCATGTGTATATCAATGAAGATTCTGAAATTCAGAATAGAACCTTATTCTTTTTGGAATTTGAGAACAGAATAAAAAAGGCACAAGGAAAAATCATTCTTGTAGCCATGTATCACCCTATAGAGACCAATAGCAAACAAGGACTGTTTAGAAATATTGGAGGGTTTTCTAGTCAAGATTTTCAGAATAAACAATATAGAACGCTCAGAAACAGGTTAAAAACCATAGCTCGAGGAGGAGAGAATGTAATTTTTTTATCGGGACAAGGAAGGAATCTACAGTATATAAAAGGAAGTGTCCCCCAAATTAATAGCGGTGCGGCAGGTAGTTTGGAAGCCGTTAAAAAAGGGGAGGAAGGCGATTTTTCCTTGAGAAAGAATGGATATGTCCGTTTAGATATAACAACGGATGGTGAGGTAATTGCACACTATGAAATACTTGAGAATGGAGCTGCTAAGGAAGTCTTTAAGACCATAGTCCTAAGGGGAGGTAAGGACCATACGGAATCATACGTTTTTAAGAAAAACTATCCTAGTACGCAATTGGCTTCCGTTTACACTAAAAAAGCAGCTACAAAAAGTGGATTTTACAAAGCACTTTGGGGAGAGCATTACCGCAATTTTTATGGTAAGGAGGTGAATGCACCCGTAGTTTTATTAGATACTTTAATGGGAGGGTTAACGCCTGTAAAACGTGGCGGTGGGCAGCAATCAAAATCTTTACGATTAGTAGATAAAACAGGTAAGCAATATGTGATGCGTGCCCTAAAAAAGAGTACCATTAAATTTCTACAGGCCAACGCTTTTCAAGAAACTTACGTTGGCGATGTTTTAGACGGTACGGTCGTAGATAAGTTCTTGGCGGATTTTTACACCACTTCTAACCCATATACTCCTTTTGCCATTGGAAGTCTTTCTGCGGCAGTTGGAGTAAACCATACGAATCCGGTATTATACTATATCCCCAAACAGAAAGTATTGGGGAATTACAATGATGATTTTGGCGATGAATTGTATATGATCGAAGAGCATGTAGGGGATACACAAATAGAATCCGAAAGTTTTGGAACGCCTGAAGATATATTGAGTACGGCCGATGTTTTGCAGGAAATAAATAAATCGGGAAAATCGGTTGTAGACGAGCCTTCCTATATAAGAGCTAGGTTGTTTGATATGCTCTTGGGAGATTGGGACCGCCATGAAGATCAATGGCGTTGGGCACTTTATAAAAATGAAGATGGCACGGAGTATTGCAGTCCTATCCCAAGAGACCGTGATCAGGCATTTTCTAAATATGACGGTACACTAATCAGTACCCTAACCCGACTTATACCAGGTTTGCGTAAAATGCAAACGTATGACGAGGAGCTAAGAAGTGTAAAATGGTTTGCATCATCGCCTTATCATTTAGATTTGACATTGATACATGCATCAGATTGGGACGAATGGGAAAAGCAGGCCAGTCATATTCAAAATGGGCTTACCAATGCGGATATAGAAAAGGCTTTTGAGGCTATTCCTAAAGAAGTAAAGGGGCCCGTAATAGAAGATATTAAAGTGAAGTTGCAAGGCAGGCGGGATAACCTTATGGAAATCGCTAAAGCGTATTACTTATATCTCAACAAATTTCAGGTAGTTACCGGTACCCAAAAAGCCGATGATTTTACCATAACTAGGTTGCCCAATGGAAAAACCTCCTTAAAAATAGACCGGAAGGATTTAGGGATTTTAAACCATACGTACTCAAAAGATATTACCAAGGAAATATGGCTTTTTGGTTTAGACGGCAAAGATACGTTCACGATAGAAGGAGAGGGAGACCATCCTATTAAAATTAAGATTGTTGGGGGGAAGAAGAATGATACCTATGATTTTAGAAACACCAAAAATGTAAAGTTATACGATTACAAGGACAAAGAGAATACTATAGTGAACAAACGCTCTAAGAAGTGGCTGGTAAATGATTATGAATTAAATAATTACGACCATAAAAAAGTAAAGTACAACTTTAATCAATTACTTCCTGTACTAGCTGTGAATCCAGACGATGGACTCAAAATTGGTGTAGTAAGTAACCACACTTCCTATAGTTTACAACGCAATCCTTTCACTTATAAGCATAGTATTAATGCGGCCTTTTACACCAGTACTTCAGGTTATGATTTATCGTATAGCGGGGAGTTTTCGAACATATTCCACAACTGGAATTTTGGCATAGAAGGTTTATATACCAGTCCTAATTTTGCACAAAACTTTTTCGGTTTCGGAAATGATACGGAATACGATAATGATGCGGTAGACTTAGATTTTAACCGGGTGAGGATTCGAAAGTTTAAAGCTGCGTTGGCATTAAAATGGGAAGGAATTAGTGGTGGCTCCTTTTATTTTAAACCTTTGATAGAATCTTTTAGTGTAGAAAATACCCAAGATCGATTTGTAGAGGAATTTCCTGTAGACAACACTATGTTTAACCGGCAAACTTACGGAGGAATAGAGGCCGCTTATAATTTTAAAAATAAAAATAGTAATGCTTTCCCTACCTTAGGACTAGATGCAGGATTAACAATAGGTTATAAAACCAATATTGATAATACGGAGTCCGATAATAGTTTCGCCTATCTGCAGCCCAAGTTAACGGTAAATCATAAGTTAACAAAAAGCGGAAGCATTGTTTTGGCAACAGAGTTGGGAGGAGAGGCCCTTATAGGTGATGACTTTGAGTTTTATCATGCTGCAACCATAGGAGGCAATAAAAGTCTAAGAGGTTTTAGAAATGAACGCTTTACGGGAAAACAATCCTTTTATCAGAATACAGACCTTAGGTTTCCGTTAGGTGGCGTGCGAACGAGCCTTGTTCCGTTTAGATTTGGGGTTACCGGCAGTTTCGATTATGGTAGGGTTTGGACCGAAAATGATATCTCCAATACATGGCACAATTCCGTTGGAGGTTCGCTTTGGCTCATTGGCGCAGAGGCATTTACAACTAATTTAGGTTATTTTAGTAGTGCAGACGGCGGGCGAATTGTATTCGTGCTCGGCTTTTCTTTTTAA
- the bglX gene encoding beta-glucosidase BglX — MRNIKRRICFLTLVLGFSTFVRSQETIEAVEQLLSQMTLDEKIGQLNLLTPGGGIATGSVVSENVEAKIKAGQVGGLFGVSGPEKVRQAQKIAIENSRLKIPLLIGSDIIHGYKTTFPIPLGTAASWDVGLIQKMAETAAKEATADGINWNFSPMVDIARDPRWGRIAEGAGEDPYLGSAIAKAMIKGYQGSDLSAPNTMMATVKHLALYGAAEAGRDYNTVDMGRLKMYNQYLPVYKAAVDAGVGSAMTSFNDIDGVPASGNKWLITDLLRNQWGFEGFVVSDYTSVNEMIAHGLGDLQTVSALALNAGLDMDMVGEGFLTTLKQSVAEGKITEVAITEACRRILTAKYKLGLFDDPYRYSDESRPAKDILTDGNRSLAREAAKRSFVLLKKQEDILPLKKKSKIALIGPLANNKNNMLGTWAPTGDPQLSVPVLEGFKNVAPKAKISYAKGANITDDPDLAQRANVFGTRVEIDERPSAVLLKEALDLSKEADVVVAVVGEASEFSGEAASRTDISLPKSQKRLLRELAKTGKPLVIVLMSGRPLTIAEELELPASILQVWHPGVEAGNAIADVVFGDYNPSGKLTATWPRNVGQIPVYHSMKNTGRPIEGDNFQKFKSNYLDVENTPLLPFGHGLSYTDFSYSNIQLNKDEIEQGESISVSVEVSNTGAYDGEEVVQLYLRDVVRTVTPPMRELKGFKKIFLKKGETKTVELTLRPEDLKFYNAALEFVAEPGEFEVFVGTDATADLKTSFRLK; from the coding sequence ATGAGGAATATAAAGAGAAGAATCTGTTTTTTGACGCTTGTACTCGGCTTTTCGACTTTTGTGCGCTCCCAAGAAACGATAGAAGCGGTGGAGCAGCTTCTATCCCAAATGACCTTGGATGAAAAAATCGGCCAGCTCAATCTATTGACTCCTGGAGGGGGCATTGCTACAGGTTCGGTAGTGAGTGAAAATGTAGAGGCAAAGATCAAGGCGGGCCAAGTAGGTGGACTTTTTGGGGTTTCCGGGCCTGAAAAAGTAAGGCAGGCCCAAAAAATAGCCATTGAAAATTCACGGCTAAAGATTCCCTTGCTTATTGGCTCGGACATCATACATGGCTACAAAACGACTTTTCCCATACCCTTGGGAACGGCCGCTAGTTGGGATGTAGGGCTAATTCAAAAAATGGCGGAAACCGCAGCCAAGGAAGCTACGGCAGATGGAATCAACTGGAATTTCTCACCTATGGTAGATATAGCCCGAGATCCCCGTTGGGGGCGTATTGCCGAAGGTGCCGGTGAAGACCCGTATCTGGGGAGTGCCATTGCCAAGGCGATGATAAAGGGCTATCAGGGAAGCGATCTTTCAGCTCCTAATACGATGATGGCCACGGTAAAACACTTGGCCCTGTACGGTGCGGCCGAAGCGGGGCGTGATTACAATACCGTAGACATGGGCAGGTTGAAAATGTACAACCAATACTTACCGGTTTATAAGGCGGCGGTAGATGCTGGGGTAGGTAGTGCCATGACTTCGTTCAATGATATTGATGGGGTTCCGGCTTCGGGCAACAAATGGTTGATTACCGACCTTTTGCGGAACCAATGGGGTTTTGAGGGCTTCGTGGTTTCCGATTATACCTCGGTAAACGAGATGATTGCCCATGGGCTAGGTGATTTGCAGACGGTATCGGCTTTGGCCTTGAATGCGGGACTTGATATGGATATGGTCGGGGAAGGGTTTCTTACCACATTAAAGCAATCGGTAGCCGAGGGCAAGATTACCGAAGTGGCAATCACCGAGGCATGCCGTAGAATATTGACCGCCAAATATAAATTGGGACTCTTTGACGACCCCTATCGCTATTCCGATGAGAGTAGACCGGCAAAAGACATTCTTACGGATGGGAACAGAAGTTTGGCCCGTGAGGCAGCAAAGCGCTCTTTTGTACTGCTGAAAAAACAAGAAGATATACTTCCACTGAAGAAGAAGTCCAAAATAGCATTGATAGGGCCTTTGGCCAACAATAAGAACAATATGTTGGGAACTTGGGCCCCTACAGGTGACCCACAGTTGTCCGTTCCTGTTTTAGAAGGTTTCAAGAATGTGGCCCCAAAAGCAAAAATAAGCTATGCCAAAGGCGCCAATATTACAGATGACCCCGATTTGGCCCAACGGGCCAATGTTTTTGGAACACGGGTAGAAATAGACGAGCGCCCTTCTGCGGTCTTGTTGAAGGAAGCCTTGGATCTGTCAAAAGAAGCCGATGTCGTTGTGGCCGTAGTAGGGGAAGCCAGTGAGTTTAGTGGAGAGGCGGCCAGTAGAACCGATATTTCCCTTCCAAAAAGCCAAAAGCGACTTTTAAGGGAGTTGGCAAAGACCGGAAAGCCTCTGGTAATTGTCCTGATGAGCGGAAGACCATTGACCATTGCCGAAGAACTGGAACTTCCCGCAAGTATACTTCAAGTATGGCATCCCGGTGTAGAAGCGGGCAATGCTATAGCCGATGTGGTTTTTGGGGATTACAATCCCTCAGGAAAGTTAACGGCAACTTGGCCCAGAAACGTAGGGCAAATTCCAGTATATCACAGTATGAAAAATACGGGCAGGCCCATAGAGGGAGATAACTTCCAAAAGTTTAAATCGAATTATCTCGATGTGGAGAATACGCCGCTCTTACCTTTTGGGCATGGCCTGAGCTATACCGATTTCAGTTATTCGAATATCCAATTGAACAAAGATGAAATCGAACAGGGCGAATCGATTTCGGTTTCTGTAGAGGTGAGCAATACTGGCGCATATGACGGGGAAGAAGTGGTACAGTTATATCTACGGGATGTAGTACGTACGGTAACCCCGCCTATGCGCGAACTAAAGGGTTTCAAGAAAATATTCTTAAAAAAGGGGGAAACAAAAACCGTTGAATTGACCTTGCGGCCCGAAGACCTGAAGTTTTATAACGCTGCCTTGGAATTTGTTGCAGAACCAGGGGAATTTGAAGTTTTTGTGGGAACCGACGCTACGGCAGATTTAAAAACATCCTTTAGATTAAAATAG
- a CDS encoding sulfatase family protein, whose product MLLRSPFIYVFFAFAFIACKENPPHAEETVPKTNILFIMADDHAIQAISAYNHPIAQLAPTPNIDRLAKNGAFFTHSYVTNSICGPSRAVILTGKHSHLNGFRQNGDHFDGNQTTLPKILGQAGYQTALIGKWHLDSAPQGFDYSKVLVDQGNYYNPDFVQNGDTTRVEGYATDIITEEALSWLKDQRKDSLPFFMMVHHKAPHRNWMPALRHLNKYDSVEFPLPDTYFSSFKKQRAAEAQLQTIYDDMYEGHDLKMTQGYGSTELAHNPWTTDFERMSPEQRKAWDKAYLPKNNAFHKAKLEGKALAQWKGQRYLQDYMATIAAVDEGVGEILDYLEESGLDKNTLVVYTSDQGFYLGENGWFDKRFMYETSFGTPLLMQLPGTIPPNTQIDGMVQNLDFAQTFLDFAGVTDKTEAMQGQSFKGLLDGSMDPDDFRNVIYYHYYDYPAFHMVKKHYGVRTKRYKLMHFYDDIDSWEFYDLYKDPKELNNLIDDRTYTSIIDQMHDKLDSLQKVYKVTDREFQKAPKEAVDKAYKQFKRLRGKP is encoded by the coding sequence ATGCTTTTACGATCACCCTTCATATATGTATTTTTTGCCTTTGCTTTTATAGCTTGTAAAGAGAATCCCCCACACGCGGAAGAGACGGTGCCAAAGACGAATATTCTGTTCATCATGGCCGACGACCATGCTATTCAGGCCATAAGTGCCTATAATCATCCGATTGCACAATTGGCCCCTACACCGAATATAGACCGGCTGGCCAAGAACGGGGCCTTTTTTACGCATAGTTATGTAACGAATTCCATTTGTGGTCCAAGTCGGGCGGTTATTCTTACCGGTAAGCACAGTCACCTGAATGGGTTTAGACAGAACGGAGACCATTTTGACGGTAACCAAACCACCTTGCCAAAAATACTCGGACAAGCAGGTTATCAGACCGCTTTGATTGGAAAATGGCATCTAGACAGCGCACCCCAAGGCTTCGATTACTCCAAGGTACTCGTAGACCAAGGGAATTACTATAATCCTGATTTTGTTCAAAATGGGGATACCACAAGGGTGGAAGGCTATGCTACCGACATCATAACCGAAGAAGCCTTGAGCTGGTTGAAAGATCAACGAAAGGATAGTCTTCCCTTTTTTATGATGGTGCATCACAAGGCCCCACACCGCAACTGGATGCCCGCCTTACGTCACTTGAATAAATATGACTCCGTAGAGTTTCCCCTTCCCGATACCTATTTTTCTTCCTTTAAAAAGCAAAGGGCGGCAGAAGCGCAATTACAGACCATTTATGATGATATGTACGAAGGGCATGATTTAAAAATGACCCAAGGGTACGGCAGCACCGAATTGGCTCACAACCCATGGACAACCGATTTTGAACGTATGTCGCCCGAACAGCGCAAGGCTTGGGATAAGGCCTATTTGCCCAAAAACAATGCTTTTCATAAGGCAAAGCTGGAAGGAAAGGCCCTTGCCCAATGGAAGGGACAGCGCTACCTGCAAGATTACATGGCTACCATTGCCGCAGTAGATGAAGGTGTTGGTGAGATTTTAGATTACCTAGAGGAAAGCGGACTCGATAAAAACACCTTGGTGGTCTACACTTCCGACCAGGGATTCTACTTGGGAGAGAACGGTTGGTTCGACAAGCGCTTTATGTATGAAACCTCCTTTGGTACACCTTTGTTGATGCAATTGCCAGGCACGATTCCCCCTAATACCCAAATAGATGGCATGGTCCAAAACCTAGACTTCGCACAGACCTTTCTAGACTTTGCGGGGGTGACGGATAAAACTGAAGCCATGCAGGGGCAATCATTCAAAGGTTTGCTGGATGGAAGTATGGATCCCGATGATTTTCGTAATGTTATTTACTATCATTATTACGATTACCCCGCTTTTCATATGGTCAAGAAACACTATGGGGTTCGAACCAAACGGTATAAGCTCATGCATTTTTATGATGATATAGACAGTTGGGAGTTTTACGACCTATACAAAGACCCTAAGGAGTTGAATAATCTCATCGATGACCGAACCTATACTTCCATTATCGATCAAATGCATGATAAACTTGATAGCCTCCAAAAGGTGTACAAGGTAACGGATAGGGAATTCCAAAAAGCACCGAAAGAAGCCGTCGATAAGGCCTACAAACAATTCAAGCGGTTACGCGGTAAACCCTAA